Proteins encoded by one window of Enterobacter pseudoroggenkampii:
- the cmoB gene encoding tRNA 5-methoxyuridine(34)/uridine 5-oxyacetic acid(34) synthase CmoB → MIEFSNFYQLIAKNQLSHWLETLPAQIAAWQRDPQHGLLKQWSNAVEFLPELTPHRLDLLHSVTAESEEPLPAGQINRIETLMRNLMPWRKGPFSLYGVNINTEWRSDWKWDRVLPHLSDLTGRTILDVGCGSGYHMWRMIGAGAHLAVGIDPMQLFLCQFEAVRKLLGNDQRAHLLPLGIEQLPALKAFDTVFSMGVLYHRRSPLEHLWQLKDQLVSGGELVLETLVIEGDEHAVLVPGDRYAQMRNVYFIPSALALKNWLEKCGFVDVRIADVSVTSLEEQRRTDWMITESLEQFLDPADHSKTIEGYPAPMRAVLIATKP, encoded by the coding sequence TTCAGTAACTTCTATCAGCTGATTGCCAAAAACCAGCTCTCCCACTGGCTGGAAACCTTGCCCGCGCAGATTGCCGCCTGGCAGCGCGATCCGCAGCACGGCCTGTTAAAGCAGTGGTCAAACGCGGTGGAGTTTCTGCCCGAGCTGACCCCGCATCGTCTGGATCTTCTGCACAGCGTAACCGCCGAAAGCGAAGAGCCGCTTCCGGCCGGGCAGATCAACCGCATCGAAACGCTGATGCGCAATCTGATGCCGTGGCGCAAAGGCCCGTTCTCGCTGTACGGGGTGAACATCAATACCGAATGGCGCTCGGACTGGAAATGGGATCGCGTTCTGCCGCACCTTTCCGACCTGACCGGACGTACCATTCTGGACGTGGGCTGCGGCAGCGGTTACCACATGTGGCGCATGATTGGCGCGGGCGCGCACCTGGCGGTCGGTATTGACCCGATGCAGCTGTTCCTGTGCCAGTTTGAAGCGGTACGTAAGCTGCTGGGTAACGACCAGCGCGCGCACCTGCTGCCGCTGGGCATTGAACAGCTCCCTGCCCTGAAAGCGTTTGATACCGTGTTCTCCATGGGCGTGCTGTATCACCGTCGTTCTCCGCTGGAGCACCTGTGGCAACTGAAGGATCAGTTGGTCAGCGGCGGCGAGCTGGTGCTGGAAACGCTGGTGATCGAAGGGGATGAACATGCTGTTCTGGTGCCGGGCGATCGCTACGCGCAGATGCGCAACGTTTACTTCATCCCTTCCGCGCTGGCGCTGAAGAACTGGCTGGAGAAGTGCGGGTTTGTGGACGTGCGGATTGCCGATGTCAGCGTGACCTCTCTCGAAGAGCAGCGCCGCACCGACTGGATGATTACCGAATCGCTGGAGCAGTTCCTCGACCCGGCCGACCACAGCAAAACCATCGAAGGCTATCCGGCCCCGATGCGTGCGGTTTTGATAGCGACGAAGCCGTAG